From Acidianus brierleyi:
TTTACATAGAAAAGAGGTTGAAATAATGGTTACCAATTTACCCGCAGAGGCTAAAGTTAAATGGCTTAGAGTAATGGATGCAAAAACTACTGACGAGAAGATTAAAGCTATACAAGATTTCCTTAGCAGCGTACCTAAACATAAAGGGACCGAAAACTTGGTATATTGGGCACGTAGACGTTTAGCCGAATTAAGAGAAGAGACTGAGAAACAAAAAAGGAAAAAATCAGCTTCAACTTCCTTCTTTATAGAAAAAGAAGGAGCAGGACAAGTCCTAGTCTTAGGTCGAGAAGAGTTAAAAAATAAAATAGTCAGATTATTAACAAATGTGAAGCAAGATCCCAAAGATTTTCCTATCCCTGCAATGACATATTATGAAGATGTTGGAATCCAACTTATAAATCCCCCTCCTTTGATATTAAATTCTAGATTAATAGTTAGTAAAATACTAGGTCTAGTGAGAAATGCCGACGCATTATTAATAATTGTATATGATGAGAATGAATTTATTAGAATAAAAGAATTTCTTGAGTCAAATAATATTATTCTAGGTAAGCCTAAAGGAAAAGTTATAATAGAACGATCAAGAAATAGTAAAGACGGATTAAGAATAATAAATATGGGTAAAATAGTAGGTTCTTCTGAAAATGATATACGAAAATATTTAGAAGATTTTGGAATTAAATCTGCAATAGTTAAGATATTTGGAGAAATAACTCTAGACGATGTAGAAAAATCTCTTTTTGAAGCTATAGCTTACAAACCTACTGTTATCGTAGCTCTTCATAAATTTAACTCTAATTTACCTGTAATAGAATTTTCTGAGCTTAATAAACTCAGTAAAGCACTTTTTGAAAGTTTAGATGTAATTAGAGTCTATACTAAAGAACCAGGAGAAAAACCTACTAGTGATCCATTAATTCTAAAAAAAGGTACAACAGTACTAGAAGTTGCAAGAAAATTACATAGCGCGCTCTCAGAGAATTTCAAATTTGCCAGGGTATGGGGACCATCTGCTAAGTTCCCTGGACAAAAAGTAGGAGGAGAGCATATATTAGAAGATAAAGATATATTAGAAATTAAAGCTAAGTAAGATATCACTTATACCCTTACTATTCATTTAGTCATTATCTAGTAGTTATACTTAAGAAATTAATTCCATTTCACATATATTATTAGTTATCAAATACATATGGACAATCATAAAATATAATAGAATCTTATAACTCATACAAAGTTTTCATAAGCAGATTAGTTGTATCTGAGAGATCTCTGAAAATATTCAATTAATAGCGTTAAGCAAATAATTTAAACCACAATATGAAAGAGATTTATATGGCAATAAAATTAAAAAGAACATCGAAGTCTAATGTTCAGCATAATTCTAATATCTCCATTCCTTCTATTTTCATGAGTTTTTATAATTGGAACATAGTAGCTAAAATGTCCAAGAACTATGAGAAAAAACTTTTATTAGCAGGCTCAACGGAAGATCCTAGAATATTTGCAGCGAAAATACTTTTCTATACGCTTATTAGCATAGCTCTATCTTTAGTACTTATAATTTTTGGAATAATAATCTTTGTAAAATTTTATCTTCTTTTTAGATTAGCTAAGTATATAGTATTATCATTTATGATGATACTATTTGGGATAATTATTCCGCCAATTACCTACCTCTTACTTAGTATTAATGTCTCACAAGCTATAGATTCTAGGAAAAATGGCATTAATAGTGAAACTTTTGCATTTTCTTCTGTTTTTATCATATTCTTAAGATCTGGACTAAGTCCTAGATTACTTTTTGAAAAGTTACCGAAGACTCAAGCTTTCCAATATATTAATCAAATTATGCTCTATACTAATAAAAGAATAAAATACTTAGGTGAAAGTGTAGAAGAAGCTCTAAGAAATACAACTAGGATATCTCCTTCGAAAATATTTAATGATTTCATTCTAACTTATGTTACAGCAATTCGAACAGGAGCTCCAGTAATAGAAACTATGGAATCAAAAGTAAAAGACCTATTGAAAGAATTCGAATTAATTGGATCATTGGCATCAGATAAGCTTCAGGGAGTAGCCGAAGGTTATGTCATTTGGTTATCTTCTGGTTATATAATGTTCTTTCTTGTATTGATCCTGCAAGCTATATTTCCACAATTAGCAGGAAGTATTCCATTACCACTTATAGGAGCTATTGCAATATTCCTTATTCCAGCAGTAAATCTTGTTTTTATTCTAATGGCTGATCAGATTCAATTAAAGTTTCCTGAGAGAAAAATGAATGCGTATAAAACATTCTATATAACTTTTCCAATTGGTATTATCACTATGTTACTAATTCTAGCAGCAGAACATCAACTAACATATCTAATATTTCTCGACGGATCAACATCAAATATACTGCCAGTATCTTTTGCGATAGCTATAGGTCTTATAATTGCTGCAATTCCACCATATGTTATCTCAGAAAAGGAACTACGAGCTGGTTCTGGCTATGATGAATATGTGGCTGGATTCTTAAGATCTATATCGGAAGGGCTACGAGCTGGCTTACCCCCTGAAACCATAATTTATAATATAAAAGATGCTAAGGAAATGGGGAAATTAAAGGAGATACTTAATTCTGTATATGCTTATATAAAGCTAGGATACCCCCTCAAAGATGCTTTTCAAAAAGCATCAGAAAAAATTAATGATTTCACCTCTAAGATAGCATTAGTCTCAATTTCAGACATGATAGATATAGGGAGCATGACGCCGGAAACTATAGAATCCTTGGCAGATGAAATAGATAGCCAAGTAAGAATAAAAAGAGAATATGAAAGTAAGGTTAAAGTACTAATGTTTACTCCTTATATTGGAGTAGTAATAGCACTAATAGCGGCTATATTTCTTGGAATTGCTTTAGTTAAACTAATAGTCTCACAAAATTTCATGTTAGTAGGACCTTTAGCCGATGCATCAATTCTATTACCTAGAGCCGTTTTCATAGCGTCTATATCTTCAATATTTAATTCATTCCTTGCTGGCTTATTAGTAGGTAAGATAGGGTCAGGCAAAGCAGCTACTGGATTTAAACATTCTGTAATTCTAGTAGTATTAACAATTTTAGTTATATTAATATTACTACACGTAAATCTCTCATTTAAACCGCCGTCTTCTAGTGGATTAATATAATTTTTATACGAATTTGGTTTTTATTATGACATAGCTTCTATCTTACTTAGATTTAAAATTTATATAATTTCATATTATTTTTTGAGAGAATTGTAGAATTATCCAATAATATAAACCACAAGCTAATAGCCTACGTACTCAATAGAACTACAATAAGCTTGAATTATCCAAAATAATATAAACCAAACTATTTATAAGGAAGTTTAACGTAACTTTTTCTATGGCAAGTATTCTATCGAAATTTAAGTTTAATGGTAACAAAGCATCCCAGGGCACTATAGAAACTGAGAAAATTCCTGTAAATCTTTTTCCTGTTTCAGCACCAGTAGAAGAAATAACTGAAATAATATCCGATTATGAAATTGCTATCTTAGATTATGTTCCTCCATCAGTCAAAAATAGTTTCAATAAGGTAAATGTAGAACTAAATATAGCTAATCCACATGTTTTCATAACCTATGACCAAGATAAGGGAATATATAAATATGTGCTTATAGAGCCCCCAATAGATCCTTCTGTATTTAACATTTATAAATTTTTTATATCTGAAATAGAGAGAGAATTGTTAGATAAAAAGGAACAAATAGATTTAGGAAAAATAATTGCGGAATCTGCAATAAAGAGAAAGGATCTTGAAATTATACAAGGAACAAGAGGAGATTTACAGTTATTAAGTACTAGAGGAAAAGTTGCTCTATACTACTTATTGAGAAATATGTTTGGATATAATATACTTACTCCATTGTTAGCAGATTTCAAGATTGAAGATATCTCGTGTAGCGGTCTAGATTTACCAGTATACGTTTACCATAGAGATTTTGAATATATACCTACTAATATCACATTTAGAGAGAAAATGAAAGTAATAGATCAAGATATTGATGGAACAGAATTATTAGATGAGATAGTTATGAGATATGTTTCCTTGTCTGGAAAGACTATTTCAATTGCTAATCCTATAGCTGACGGAATTCTGCCTAAAGGAGATAGAATAGCTGCTACTTTTAGGAAAGAAGTTAGCGCTAGAGGATCCTCATTCGTAATTAGAAGGTTCAATGATAGACCAATTACAATCTTAGATCTAATAAACAGCGGAGTATTATCTCCTCAAGCTGCAGCTTACTTATGGTATGCAATAGATCTTAGAATGTCTTTCATGGTCATAGGTGTTACAGGTGCTGGAAAAACTACAATGCTTAATGCAATTCTGAATTTATCTAAAGAATCGATGAAAATAGTTTCTA
This genomic window contains:
- a CDS encoding TGS domain-containing protein, translated to MVTNLPAEAKVKWLRVMDAKTTDEKIKAIQDFLSSVPKHKGTENLVYWARRRLAELREETEKQKRKKSASTSFFIEKEGAGQVLVLGREELKNKIVRLLTNVKQDPKDFPIPAMTYYEDVGIQLINPPPLILNSRLIVSKILGLVRNADALLIIVYDENEFIRIKEFLESNNIILGKPKGKVIIERSRNSKDGLRIINMGKIVGSSENDIRKYLEDFGIKSAIVKIFGEITLDDVEKSLFEAIAYKPTVIVALHKFNSNLPVIEFSELNKLSKALFESLDVIRVYTKEPGEKPTSDPLILKKGTTVLEVARKLHSALSENFKFARVWGPSAKFPGQKVGGEHILEDKDILEIKAK
- a CDS encoding type II/IV secretion system ATPase subunit gives rise to the protein MASILSKFKFNGNKASQGTIETEKIPVNLFPVSAPVEEITEIISDYEIAILDYVPPSVKNSFNKVNVELNIANPHVFITYDQDKGIYKYVLIEPPIDPSVFNIYKFFISEIERELLDKKEQIDLGKIIAESAIKRKDLEIIQGTRGDLQLLSTRGKVALYYLLRNMFGYNILTPLLADFKIEDISCSGLDLPVYVYHRDFEYIPTNITFREKMKVIDQDIDGTELLDEIVMRYVSLSGKTISIANPIADGILPKGDRIAATFRKEVSARGSSFVIRRFNDRPITILDLINSGVLSPQAAAYLWYAIDLRMSFMVIGVTGAGKTTMLNAILNLSKESMKIVSIEDIPELRLAQDNWVQLYSREVYGTTGKEISLMDLLKLSLRYRPDMIVVGEIRGQEAYVLFQALSTGHGGATTFHAYDTDSALKRLMNEPLNIPKEWVPMMNIVVNVRRLPVFVGEKLVLRRRVVGIDEVADYNDFRRVVNWDARSDFHNLDLDSAKVMRLRIEEIGKGLDEVKQEIDKRALYLKLLAASKDVIQNPESYREVKKYIIKYSLRPDEALKEAMRITSIKITNV
- a CDS encoding type II secretion system F family protein; this encodes MAIKLKRTSKSNVQHNSNISIPSIFMSFYNWNIVAKMSKNYEKKLLLAGSTEDPRIFAAKILFYTLISIALSLVLIIFGIIIFVKFYLLFRLAKYIVLSFMMILFGIIIPPITYLLLSINVSQAIDSRKNGINSETFAFSSVFIIFLRSGLSPRLLFEKLPKTQAFQYINQIMLYTNKRIKYLGESVEEALRNTTRISPSKIFNDFILTYVTAIRTGAPVIETMESKVKDLLKEFELIGSLASDKLQGVAEGYVIWLSSGYIMFFLVLILQAIFPQLAGSIPLPLIGAIAIFLIPAVNLVFILMADQIQLKFPERKMNAYKTFYITFPIGIITMLLILAAEHQLTYLIFLDGSTSNILPVSFAIAIGLIIAAIPPYVISEKELRAGSGYDEYVAGFLRSISEGLRAGLPPETIIYNIKDAKEMGKLKEILNSVYAYIKLGYPLKDAFQKASEKINDFTSKIALVSISDMIDIGSMTPETIESLADEIDSQVRIKREYESKVKVLMFTPYIGVVIALIAAIFLGIALVKLIVSQNFMLVGPLADASILLPRAVFIASISSIFNSFLAGLLVGKIGSGKAATGFKHSVILVVLTILVILILLHVNLSFKPPSSSGLI